Genomic segment of Trueperaceae bacterium:
CGCCGTGGCCGTCACGTACACCCTCAACCTGAGCTTCGGCGTCAAGAAGATCGCCGGCGACACGGGCTTCCTCCTCAACAACGAGCTCGACGACTTCACGGTGAAGCCAGGCGTGCCGAACGCTTACGGGCTCGTGCAGGGCGAGGCCAACGCGGTGGCGCCCGGCAAGACGCCGCTGTCGTCCATGTCGCCGACCGTCATAACCAAGGACGGCGACATCTTCATGGTGACTGGCAGCCCGGGCGGCTCGCGCATCATCACGATCACGCTCGAGTCGATCATGAACGTCATCGACCACGGCATGGACGTGCAGGAAGCCATCGACGCCCCCCGCATCCACCACCAGTGGCTCCCTGACGTGCTGTACGTCGAGCGGTTCGCGCTCTCCGCCGACACGCGGGCGCTCCTCGAGGCGATGGGCCACGTCATCCAGGAGGGCGGCAACTGGGGCTCGGCCGAGGCCATTCTCAGGAACCTGACCACCGGCGTGCTGTACGGCGCCAACGACAGCCGCAGGCCGCAGGGCGCGGCGATGGGGTACTAGGCCGAGCCGCTTCGCTCTCTGGCTCCGCCGCCGCAAGCGGGTGGGCCTTGCGAAGTGAGCGAAGAAGGTTGGATGGGGACGCGGCGAGGGCTTAGTCATCCCCCGCCGACCCCTAGTAAGTGAGCGAAGGTTGAGCGATAACTTCAGCCAAAGAGGTCGGTTGGCTGAAGTTATCGCTCAACCTTGGTTCGACCACACCGGGGCTCGGGAAGCCCTCCCGGTCTCGTAGGCGCCTAGGCGACGTCCCTCCCCGCGCGTGCCGCGCGGCCCGAGCCCCGTAGGCGCCGAGGCGACCCCACGCGTGAACCTGGAGGTCGGCGGCGACCGCGGCGAGCCGCGGCGTAGACGCGGGACTCAGCGAACGAAGACCAACGACCCCTCGCTGCCGCTGAGGACGAGCTTGCCGTCGGTGGTCAGCTCGTAACGGTCTATGCCCGTCAGCGTGGTGAAGAAGCTCTGCTCCTGGTCCATGGCGCCGTCGCAGTACATCATGGTCGCGCCCGGTTGCGCGAAGCCGATGGCGCCGTCGAGCCCGAACGTCACCGCCGCGAAGTAGCTGTTGCAACCCGTCTTGCCGCCGGCGCGGCCGGCCAGGATGCTGAGGGTCGCGGGAGCGTCTTCGAGGGCCGGGGTACCGCCGACGCCGAACGATTCGAGCTTCCACTCGACGTTCGTGATGGGGCTGCTCGCATCGATGGTCTGCACCGCCACGCGCTCCTTGCCGACCAGGTGGAAACCGGCGTCATCGTGCGTGAACGTGGCCTGCGTCGCGAAGACCTCGTCGCCGTCGGCCTCGAAGGCGCCGAGGAGCACCGAGTCGTCGTCACACGTGTAGTTGGCGCGCTCGCCGTCGAAAGCGATGGTCGCCCCCTCGCCGGCATGCAGGCAGACGGTGCCGTCCTCCAACGTCACGCCGCGCGCTTCGATGGAGACGAGCCCGTCCGAGAACACGTTCTGCGGATCGTTCGGGTCGTAGGTGACGCGCGTCACCAGGCCGAGGCCATCGCCCAGTTGCAGCCCGCCCACCAGTGCGACGCCGTCGCTGCAGAAGTGGCTCACGCGACCGTTGGCGAGGCTCGGGTTCAGCTCGGGGCTGACGATCTTGCAGGTGTCGCCGTCCGGCAGGACGATGTCGACGCCCCTGGCGCCGGCCAAGCCGCCGAGGGCCGCCACCAGGAGCGTTGCCGTCATCACCAAGTTACGAAGCGCTATGCGCATGTTCGCCTCCTAAGGAGCTCGCGGCGCCGTGCGCGCTCACGCGCAGCGCACCGGGCTCTACGCTCATCAAGCTAAGACGCCACGGTGAGGCGCGGCCGCTGGCTCGGTTCAGCGAACGTTCATGGCTTCCGGAGCGCTCACGGCCCCTGGAACGTTCGTGACTTCTGGAGCACTCGCGGCTCTTCCGGTCAGTCGGTGAACGCGAGCAGCGCCGTGACGGGGCGGTGATCGGACGCCGCCTGCCATGCCATGACCTTCACCGAGAGGGTCGTGAGGCCCCGCGAGTGGAACACGTAGTCGATCCTGAGGAGCCAGTCCGGGAGTGCGGGTCGCGGCAGCGCTCCGCCGAGCGAGCCGTCGAGCGCGGTGTCGGAGCCCGCGGCCCCGGAGCGTGTGGTGTCGGGGCGGGCAGCCGCGCCGCTCTGGCCGCCGCCGCGGAAGGTGCTGCCGAACCCGAAGCCCCGGTTGCGCCAGGCGTCGAGCAGCTCGCTCGTGATCACGCGGTAGGCGCCGCTGCGCTCGGTGGTGTTGAAGTCACCCATGGCGACGACCGGCACGTCGGCGTCGCGCACCAGCGCGACGAGCGCGGCGGCGACCGCCTCCCGCGACTCGACGGCTCTGGCTATCTCCGCCGGCCATATCTGCGGGAACCTTGGGGTGGAGAGGTTGTGGACGTTGACGACGAGCAGGTCGCCGCGCGGGTGGTGGACGATGGCGACCTGAGGGTTGCGGGCGGCCGGGCCGCCGAGGTCCGCCGCCACGGGCTCGAGCGGGTACGCGGAGAAGATGCCGAGGCTTCCCCAGTCGCCGCACGGCGGGCAGGGCGCCAGGTCGACGTACGGGTGCGTGCCGGCCAAACGCCCGGCCAGCTCCTCGCCTACACCCTCGTTGAGTTCCTGCAGGGCCACGACGTGCGCGCCGGAGGCGAGTATGGCTGCCTCCAGCTCGCTCGCGTCATGGTTGCCCGCTTTGACGTTGAACGTCATCACCGAGACCGTCGCTGCCTGCTCGACCACGGCGGGCCCGTCGGCGCGCGACGGGAAGTACGTGCCCGTCCACAGGTAGGCGGCGACGGCGAGGGGGAGCAGGCCGGCCAGGGCGAGCCGCTTCCGCCGCAGCAACCAGGCGACCAGCATCGCTACGGGCACGGGGATGAAGAGGACGGGCGCCAGCGAGTTGGCGACGAACAACCACCACCAGCGATCGGCGAACAAGAGGTAGAGGGCGAACCATAAGGTCGGAACGCTCAGGGCTAGGCAGGCGATGGCCGTCAGGAACGCGTTCGCGAAGGGGCGCAGACGGTTGCCTGACATCGCCGCAGCCTAACGCGCCGTATGATGAGGGGGAGACCGGGCCTTGGGGCTGGACGGCAAGGGGAGACCGGCTTCTCGGGTCCGGCGGCTGGGGTCGGCATAGTCGCGAAGGTAGCCATATTGTAATCGGAACGATTCCGGGT
This window contains:
- a CDS encoding META domain-containing protein, encoding MRIALRNLVMTATLLVAALGGLAGARGVDIVLPDGDTCKIVSPELNPSLANGRVSHFCSDGVALVGGLQLGDGLGLVTRVTYDPNDPQNVFSDGLVSIEARGVTLEDGTVCLHAGEGATIAFDGERANYTCDDDSVLLGAFEADGDEVFATQATFTHDDAGFHLVGKERVAVQTIDASSPITNVEWKLESFGVGGTPALEDAPATLSILAGRAGGKTGCNSYFAAVTFGLDGAIGFAQPGATMMYCDGAMDQEQSFFTTLTGIDRYELTTDGKLVLSGSEGSLVFVR
- a CDS encoding endonuclease/exonuclease/phosphatase family protein produces the protein MSGNRLRPFANAFLTAIACLALSVPTLWFALYLLFADRWWWLFVANSLAPVLFIPVPVAMLVAWLLRRKRLALAGLLPLAVAAYLWTGTYFPSRADGPAVVEQAATVSVMTFNVKAGNHDASELEAAILASGAHVVALQELNEGVGEELAGRLAGTHPYVDLAPCPPCGDWGSLGIFSAYPLEPVAADLGGPAARNPQVAIVHHPRGDLLVVNVHNLSTPRFPQIWPAEIARAVESREAVAAALVALVRDADVPVVAMGDFNTTERSGAYRVITSELLDAWRNRGFGFGSTFRGGGQSGAAARPDTTRSGAAGSDTALDGSLGGALPRPALPDWLLRIDYVFHSRGLTTLSVKVMAWQAASDHRPVTALLAFTD